The segment atataattttaaaaaaaatatatgactgGGGTTATAAACTCaactaaattgaataaattagttttattttaattaaataaataaaataattatagatgaatcaaatattaaaagaaaagtgatAACAtggaggaaaatattttttcaaaaacaaacaaacaatatatCTCTTAATAGcccattaaatataaaagaacaaatgggataaaagaagatatataaaaaaaattctttgtcAACTTAAGTTAatataataaacttgttatttggGTAATTAGGATTGAGATAATCCAGGATATTCTACCAAACTCACAGTCTAGATCATAAGATAGGAATGAcccgataaaaaaattaaaataattacaaagcttattttaaaaaaaaatcaacttgtgttaacttttcaaacccgtGACTCGGGTCATTAGACTTGAAGCACCATatctagaaaaatcatgaagtctaattctcaatcaatcaaatattgaaggataaaattgaagaaagaatttCAACTATACAAgaagattataaaaatatagcaattaaaagaataagaatcaaaattgaaataaaaataaatcttatatttgattgaagggtgaaattgaaaagaaaaatcaatttagtaaaagaaccaaaaaaaccaaaggaaTGAGGAtggaattaataaaaataatatactaaaaattttgatttaacgatgaaactacaaaaaaataaaacttttaaaaaagggtcaagaaaaaaaatagaaattaaaacaatgaggaccaaattgaaaagtATAACatcataaatttggattgaatgaAAAAACTGCAAATAAATcgaacttttaaaaaaagtcaagaaaaaaatagaaatgaaaacaacaaggatcaaattggaaaacataacaccataaatttggattgaaggatgaaaatgaaaaccaataaaacttttacaaaagggcaaatgaaaaaaaatagaaatcaaaagaataaagaccaaattaaaaaataataatatatgtcAAATTGGAATTGatagacaaaattaaaaacaaataaaacttttagaaaaagagccaataaacaaaaatttaaaatcaaaagaataaaaactgaatttgaAATACTAAGAACAAAGAGGAACAAACTATTATTTTAGGGggagaaaagataaaagaaagtctTACCGACAACAAACCAACCACCCAACGCCTATAAGCGCTGCCCGAACAGGGAGAGTATACAAAAGAGCTCCTAATGACACAATAAAAGGGTATCTTTGGATACCAGAAAATTTTACATGCACCACCCAAAATGCGTTAGCACTTCCCAAACACTTGTGAGTATCGTACAtatgcttgattttttatatatatatttagttaaatattaaattatcacTGAATTGACATGGtaataatgaataaatttttgtgaaaagattaaaaactccCTTGAaactagttttaaatttttgatttataagaatattatggttattttactatatctttaaattttttggttttttatatttgatcaaatataaaattacccCTGAGATGTTGATAATGAAAAAACCATTTTGGAAATATCAAATTGCACTTTGATTTgagcattttaatttttgtgatgTGAATGATAAAATCGTTATTATAGCATTccaataaatagtattttttttaatctgcaTCTACATTGTTTTCCAATAAACAgcttcttataatattttataccaTAGTTCCCAAGCCCGTTTCGATCTGTCCCAGAATTTGGAACCTGGGCTTAAGATATTTAATTGGATTATCCACGTCATTGATTCAATCAAGATCTGAATTTTTAAAGCTGCCATGCCATTTCTTTTCAAATCCATACTAGCACAAACAAACATGTGTGGTTATTAACTTACTAACTCATGGATTGATCTTCCGACACTAAGAACTTCAGTCCCGTCGAGTCTGAAACTTCATCTGATAACTACGATTTATACATAAATTTGAGTCTTTGTTAATATAATGttgttagattttttaaacCGATTCCAAGCAAACTCGtaaaagttattttcttttatgattaatAAGAACTCGTTATaagttgatataattttttattcgattGCTTGATGATTTAATACAAGGTTATtatacattaaaattttaattctattttttattttaatttttaaaaaataatttaaatcatatacTTGGTTAGGAAAAAGGTGCTCTTATCTAATGAAATTATAGTTCATTATCATTCACTTTGTGCAGTTTACAAAAATTAATCCTTATAGtatgataattattaaatatcgATCAGCCTcaattgagtatttttttttcaatcaaattctCTATCTTTCCtgcttctatttttctttattctacctcaagaaaaaaaaattgaaaaaaatatgaaattgagatagacaaaattataaacaaatagatgaaacaaatataatttgtttaaaagtataaggattaattaataaaaatttgttaaacTAAAAGGACTCCATTATCACTTACTCTCAAAATGACCAAAGACATGAAGGACGAGTCGTTCAGGAGAGTGCTGGAGGTTTCAGAACCCCTGAAAATTGAAGGACACGACATCGCTTTCATATTAAACGAAGAGACTGTTTCATTCCAGTGAAGAAGAAGGAGGCGGAAAGCGAGGTGGATCGTGATCGAATCGAGTGGCGTTTCTCCACATTAATTTTGTCTCTCACAGGTGTTTTTCTTTCtgactctttcttttctttttttaattttcttaatatcataattttacCTTAGTATTGCACAATCTCAAAACCCTAGAATTAACCATGATTATCCAATTGCCTACTTGTCTCCTGCTTCAATACTGATTCCTTGAGTTATATAATAATGAAGTGTGTTTTCCGCATCTCCATTGTAATTCGTAGGAAGGGGTGTAGGTGTTGTTAGCAATGGAAGGGGATCAATTTGATGGGATTCCCTTAATGTCTACTCTGCTCCTTATCTACCGTTGGTTTCTGTAATGAGACTCAGATTAGATACGCGTTCTTCTGTTATTCcatcatctttatatatatatatatatactggaTTATTAATATTTCTTAAGCAGTGCAGTTCCTTGTAAGCAGTAAGAACAAGCCTATTACTAACATCAATGGCATGGAGAAAGTTTTTTCTACATGTGTACAACAAGTAGGCTGGTGCTTTGGATTATTTGATTCTAATGTCGCTCAAACTCCTATTGATGTTTCaggtattttctttttagggGAGGGGGGTTGCTGTTATGGGTGATTTTTCAGTTCAAATTACTCCTGAACTTGTTAATCGGTTCGCTAATGACggggaaaaattaaagaagaaagcaaagaaGACTATACCTAAGACCCGACGAGAAACTCCCCTGCTCAAAGCTAAGGTGAATGAGAAACAGCAGCGTGATGATTCTGAAACACACAAACGGATTGCTTCTCCAGGATGGCCAGTTCAACCTCCACTGTACTTGCCAATAACCCAACCTGTACATCCTGCAAATGCCGAGTTGGATGCAATCCGATCAGTCATTCAAGAGAGCGAGAGGGTTCTGGAAAAGTTCCAGAAGCAGGAGGATAACATGGTGGAGCAAGTAACTGAAAGAGCCAAGAATCTCCGTGATAAGGAATTCAAGCTTCCAAACCAGAAGCCTATGCCATGTTTGGTTGATTATAATGCTTGCAGGGCGTGCTACAAGGAGCATGCTGATGATATTCTGAAATGTGCCCCCCTCACTAAGAGTTATTATGAATGTGTTCGCAGAGCTAAGCAGCAACAGAATTCAGCAGATA is part of the Populus nigra chromosome 8, ddPopNigr1.1, whole genome shotgun sequence genome and harbors:
- the LOC133700909 gene encoding uncharacterized protein LOC133700909, encoding MGDFSVQITPELVNRFANDGEKLKKKAKKTIPKTRRETPLLKAKVNEKQQRDDSETHKRIASPGWPVQPPLYLPITQPVHPANAELDAIRSVIQESERVLEKFQKQEDNMVEQVTERAKNLRDKEFKLPNQKPMPCLVDYNACRACYKEHADDILKCAPLTKSYYECVRRAKQQQNSADK